A window from Methylocystis sp. MJC1 encodes these proteins:
- a CDS encoding alginate export family protein: protein MRFEWRSGTLARCGAGLDHAVEGRGVGMLNLQRQLKLGVAVAALMAIAPAWAFAQEKAAANAVETKSQETKKKGAKADKSLKPAVGQSAEAKPQEPKSYYVPTRAYRLEPQPDIPPYVRNLGKTYKEFEGIDWLNVGLDSRVRFEYRQNDYRPWTDTTQNPPSSQRKYYPNSLWLSRTRVYLGVQNILDPFRAVVEFQDSRAFNSIYQYQGQEINQTDLISAYGELYFKDAFGKDDRGNDRPLVARAGRFHFELLDRRLIAENEFRNTTNNFDGFRIKIGKKDNDWDLDSFLVRPVIRNPYEFDRPDWQNWIYGSVLSIRRWSEYATIQPYFLGRKQFADPFNTSNALKVARETYAPGVRIYGVLGNFDYDFDINKQLGYTGEFAPIGSNTTAVQRTVQLDAIAYGVEAGYTFADHPWKPRVSLVYTYGSGDKSPYSSVSQNFDIFYGFNQPFSRNDYMAWNNLKAPKARLEFTPAKNLQIDTAFSAYWLASAAGPWERANLSAPLGNRGTFVGTEFDIRARYKLSQFINLSASYARFWPGSFTSSFAQAVALQPYYPQSFPGQTGTTNGLTAKPTDFFYLEASVNAFGDGNPITKDPVSQFKESFGQAKAPSWRDVYVGLNAGGAWSSPFWNGAVYPISNAAASTPVALASTMPAGSSNLAGFVGGLHLGTNWKFDNNVVAGLEADLHGVSGNTAMKWQANWVPVGLNAFINYDQRTATLNYLGTIRGRLGYLVTPTVQLYGTGGMAYGGVTSNTALFTRRAAGTNITNATATFDDSRIGWTAGGGVEWMFMPNWSAKAEYLRYDLGSVYARGAAVQPNGFYAVATNTRTTFDGNLIQAGISRHFDMLAKD from the coding sequence GTGCGGTTTGAATGGCGATCAGGAACGCTGGCGAGGTGTGGCGCCGGCCTGGACCATGCAGTTGAAGGACGAGGGGTGGGGATGTTGAATTTGCAGCGGCAGTTGAAGCTTGGCGTCGCGGTTGCGGCGCTTATGGCGATCGCGCCCGCTTGGGCTTTTGCCCAAGAAAAGGCCGCCGCCAACGCGGTCGAAACGAAAAGCCAAGAGACAAAAAAGAAGGGGGCAAAGGCGGACAAATCACTGAAGCCAGCTGTTGGTCAGTCCGCCGAAGCCAAGCCCCAAGAGCCGAAAAGCTACTATGTGCCCACGCGCGCCTATCGTCTGGAGCCGCAGCCCGACATCCCGCCCTACGTGCGCAACCTTGGGAAGACCTATAAGGAATTCGAGGGAATCGACTGGCTGAACGTCGGCCTCGATTCGCGCGTGCGCTTCGAGTATCGCCAGAACGACTACCGGCCCTGGACCGACACGACGCAAAACCCGCCGTCGTCCCAACGTAAATACTATCCCAACTCGCTCTGGTTGTCGCGCACGCGCGTCTATCTCGGCGTCCAGAATATTCTCGACCCGTTCCGCGCCGTCGTCGAATTCCAGGATTCGCGCGCTTTCAACAGCATCTATCAGTATCAGGGTCAGGAGATAAACCAGACCGATCTGATCTCGGCCTATGGCGAGCTTTACTTCAAGGACGCCTTCGGCAAGGACGATCGCGGCAACGACCGTCCCTTGGTTGCGCGCGCCGGCCGCTTCCATTTCGAACTGCTCGACCGTCGTCTGATCGCGGAAAACGAGTTCCGTAACACGACGAATAATTTTGACGGCTTTCGCATCAAGATCGGCAAGAAGGACAACGACTGGGATCTCGACAGCTTCCTGGTGCGCCCGGTCATCCGTAACCCTTACGAGTTCGACCGGCCCGACTGGCAGAACTGGATTTACGGCAGCGTGCTCAGCATTCGCCGTTGGTCGGAATATGCGACGATTCAGCCGTACTTCCTCGGTCGCAAGCAATTCGCCGACCCCTTCAACACATCGAATGCGCTCAAGGTCGCGCGCGAGACCTACGCCCCGGGCGTGCGCATTTACGGTGTGCTCGGCAATTTCGACTATGATTTCGACATCAACAAGCAGCTCGGCTACACGGGCGAGTTCGCGCCGATTGGTTCGAATACGACTGCCGTGCAGAGGACGGTGCAACTGGACGCCATCGCCTATGGCGTCGAGGCGGGCTATACATTCGCTGATCATCCTTGGAAGCCGCGCGTCAGCCTCGTTTACACATATGGCTCCGGCGACAAGAGCCCCTATAGCAGCGTCAGCCAGAACTTCGATATTTTCTACGGCTTCAACCAGCCTTTCTCTCGTAACGACTATATGGCGTGGAACAATCTGAAGGCGCCCAAGGCGCGCCTCGAGTTCACGCCAGCCAAAAACCTGCAGATCGACACCGCCTTCAGCGCCTATTGGCTGGCAAGCGCCGCCGGGCCGTGGGAGCGCGCCAATCTCTCTGCGCCGCTGGGCAACAGAGGGACTTTCGTCGGCACGGAGTTCGACATCCGCGCCCGCTACAAGCTTTCCCAGTTCATCAATCTGTCGGCGAGCTACGCCCGATTCTGGCCGGGCTCATTTACGTCGAGCTTCGCGCAGGCGGTGGCGCTGCAGCCCTATTATCCGCAGTCTTTCCCCGGTCAGACGGGGACGACGAACGGGCTGACGGCGAAGCCGACCGACTTCTTCTACCTCGAAGCGAGTGTGAACGCCTTTGGCGACGGCAACCCGATCACAAAGGATCCGGTGTCGCAGTTCAAAGAGAGCTTTGGGCAGGCGAAAGCGCCGAGCTGGCGCGACGTCTATGTCGGTCTGAACGCGGGCGGGGCGTGGTCGAGCCCGTTCTGGAATGGCGCTGTCTATCCCATCAGCAATGCGGCCGCGAGCACGCCCGTGGCGCTCGCCTCGACGATGCCCGCCGGCAGTAGCAATCTTGCCGGCTTCGTCGGCGGCCTCCATCTCGGCACGAACTGGAAATTCGACAACAACGTCGTCGCGGGCCTGGAGGCGGATCTTCACGGGGTCTCCGGCAATACGGCGATGAAGTGGCAGGCGAACTGGGTCCCCGTCGGCTTGAACGCTTTCATCAACTATGACCAGCGCACGGCGACGCTCAACTATCTCGGCACGATCCGCGGCCGGCTTGGCTATCTGGTGACGCCCACCGTTCAGCTCTACGGCACGGGCGGCATGGCCTATGGCGGCGTGACCTCCAATACGGCGCTGTTCACGCGGCGCGCGGCGGGCACGAATATCACCAATGCCACGGCGACGTTCGACGATTCGCGCATTGGTTGGACGGCGGGCGGCGGCGTGGAGTGGATGTTCATGCCGAATTGGTCGGCGAAGGCCGAGTATCTTCGTTACGACCTTGGATCAGTCTACGCCCGCGGCGCCGCCGTTCAGCCTAACGGCTTCTATGCCGTGGCAACGAATACGCGCACAACATTCGACGGAAATCTCATCCAGGCTGGGATCAGCCGGCATTTCGATATGCTGGCCAAAGATTGA
- the tam gene encoding trans-aconitate 2-methyltransferase: MNASLADVSQTSRAPPGEWNSDLYLKFEEERTRAARDLLARIPYCETRLVYDLGCGPGNSTELLTRSFMGAEVVGVDKSDNMLAVARARVPSARFIKEDIANWAPPARADVIFANAALHFLHDHRKLMEALLDSLSSGGRLAVQMPDNTHEFSHAAMRMVAADGPWADRLVPVAKSLTVIGQADEYYDLFAPFCRHIDIWRTVYIHPLDGPQGVVDWFEGSGLRPFLDLLNAEESADFLSRYRDRLAQAYPRQPNGKVLLRYPRLFFVLQK; the protein is encoded by the coding sequence TTGAACGCCTCCTTGGCCGATGTTTCGCAAACGTCACGCGCCCCGCCGGGCGAGTGGAACTCGGATCTCTATCTTAAATTCGAGGAGGAGCGCACACGCGCGGCGCGGGATCTGCTTGCGCGCATCCCATATTGCGAAACGCGGCTCGTCTACGATCTTGGTTGCGGGCCCGGGAACAGCACGGAGCTGCTGACCCGAAGCTTTATGGGCGCCGAGGTCGTGGGCGTCGACAAGTCCGACAATATGCTCGCAGTGGCCCGCGCGCGCGTGCCAAGCGCGCGTTTCATCAAGGAAGACATCGCCAATTGGGCGCCGCCCGCGCGCGCCGACGTCATTTTCGCCAACGCCGCTCTGCATTTCCTTCACGACCATCGAAAGCTGATGGAGGCGTTGCTCGATTCGCTGTCTTCTGGCGGGCGCCTCGCGGTGCAAATGCCCGACAATACGCATGAGTTCTCCCATGCGGCCATGCGCATGGTGGCGGCGGACGGACCTTGGGCCGATCGGCTGGTGCCTGTCGCAAAATCGCTAACGGTGATCGGACAGGCCGACGAATATTATGATCTATTCGCGCCCTTCTGCCGCCACATCGACATTTGGCGGACGGTCTATATCCATCCGCTCGATGGTCCCCAAGGCGTCGTTGATTGGTTTGAAGGTTCGGGGCTTCGGCCATTTTTAGATTTGCTGAATGCGGAAGAGAGCGCCGATTTTCTATCGCGCTACCGCGATCGCCTTGCGCAGGCTTATCCAAGGCAACCGAACGGCAAGGTGCTTCTGCGCTATCCGCGACTCTTCTTCGTGTTGCAAAAATAG